Proteins from a genomic interval of Chanos chanos chromosome 3, fChaCha1.1, whole genome shotgun sequence:
- the LOC115806715 gene encoding patched domain-containing protein 3-like produces MACYPTDCIEKPLSKLFGKLGHLVGSHPVWFLIIPLLVSIPLGGGFYFLKEREDSDIERQFTPVNGVSKEARQFVKENFPYNDSVFSSQRLHSEGNYAVMIVVANSQTNILTKASFEEVIRLNNKINSIAVKVKEKQLDFQNLCAKVNGNCVSNVILDIIENNPGRIEKTNLTFPLHTLGKKSVFLGSVIGGVAQSRGIVQRAAAVRLFYFLDNSSDVDPWLREFHKTVSTETINNGLKVSHFTSLSREEEIQKHTTDGIPYFSITYVLVILFSVISCMRLDNVRSKVWVAFIGVLSAGLAVLSSFGLLLYLGVPFVITVVNSPFLILGIGVDDMFIMISHWQETKVRDPVEKRMADTYKEAAISITITTLTDVLGFCIGLLSEFRAVQAFCLYSSAAIIFCYIYNITFFGAFLALNGKREASNRHWLTCLKVPSQRPEEKSKGYSLCCVGGDYDRETGTEVEWPINHFFKTYYGPFLTKPWTKVCVVLLYAGYLAVGIYGCYYLQQGIEMRNLAADDSYVIDYYDDERKYFSSYGPNVMVIVTEEFPYWDKNRRSELDVCMEGLNNLSFVDKELFTSWLDSYVTYANTTTFNLNDEAIFKANLSSFFKFFPEFRLDVDITEGEIQASRFFIQTVDIANASMEMKMFNELRNTAESCQVAKLMVYHPTFILYDQYTVIVSSTIQNVAVTTAVMLLISLLLIPNPLCSLWVTFSIGSVIVGVTGFMSLWDVKLDIVSMIILVVCIGFTVDFSAHISYSFVSSKKSTANEKAIDALFSLGYPILQGALSTIIGVVVLAFSKNHIYRTFFKIMLFVMLFGLIHGIVFIPMFLTFFSFKTSKDKGKPNKQECSSVIVPNAFSNALSYEEHMQLLTPLAGKLLAGALSPGAVRTW; encoded by the exons ATGGCGTGTTACCCTACTGACTGTATTGAAAAACCTCTCTCAAAGCTCTTTGGGAAACTTGGACATTTGGTTGGGTCTCATCCTGTCTGGTTCCTCATCATTCCTCTGCTGGTTTCTATACCTTTAGGGGGGGGCTTCTACTTTCTCAAGGAACGTGAGGACAGTGACATTGAAAGGCAATTCACACCTGTCAATGGTGTCTCCAAGGAAGCAAGACAATTCGTCAAAGAAAATTTCCCATATAATGACTCAGTATTTTCAAGTCAAAGACTTCACAGTGAGGGAAATTATGCAGTAATGATAGTGGTAGCCAACAGTCAAACCAATATTCTCACAAAAGCCTCTTTTGAGGAAGTAATTCGGCTTAATAACAAAATTAATAGTATAGCTgtcaaagtcaaagaaaaacaactagACTTTCAAAATCTTTGCGCCAAGGTAAACGGAAACTGTGTTTCAAATGTCATCTTAGATATCATTGAAAACAACCCAGGAAGAATCGAAAAGACAAACTTAACCTTTCCTTTGCACactttgggaaaaaaatctgtttttcttggATCTGTGATTGGAGGGGTGGCTCAGTCACGAGGGATAGTCCAGCGTGCGGCAGCTGTCAGACTTTTTTACTTTCTAGACAACAGCTCAGATGTTGATCCATGGCTTCGGGAATTCCACAAAACAGTCTCCACCGAAACTATCAACAATGGACTCAAG gTATCTCACTTCACGTCATTGtcaagagaggaggagattcAGAAACATACCACTGATGGGATTCCTTATTTCTCCATTACATATGTTCTTGTTATTTTATTCTCAGTCATATCTTGCATGAG aCTGGACAATGTGAGGAGTAAGGTGTGGGTGGCTTTCATTGGTGTACTATCTGCTGGTTTGGCTGTATTGTCCAGTTTTGGATTACTGCTTTACCTTGGTGTTCCCTTTGTCATAACTGTAGTCAACTCACCTTTCCTGATTCTTG GAATTGGAGTTGATGACATGTTCATCATGATTTCTCACTGGCAAGAGACAAAGGTTAGAGATCCAGTTGAAAAAAGAATGGCAGATACATACAAAGAGGCTGCCATATCTATAACCATCACAACATTAACTGACGTCCTGGGATTCTGCATTGGACTCCTTAGTGAATTTCGAGCAGTGCAGGCCTTCTGCTTGTACTCCAGTGCTGCCATTATATTTTGTTACATTTATAACATAACCTTCTTTGGTGCATTTCTGGCACTGAATGGGAAAAGAGAAGCTAGCAACAGACACTGGTTGACCTGCCTGAAAGTCCCATCTCAGAGACCTGAGGAGAAGTCTAAAGGATACAGCTTGTGTTGTGTGGGAGGAGAttatgacagagaaacaggtacTGAGGTAGAGTGGCCAATAAACCACTTTTTTAAGACATACTATGGTCCATTCCTAACAAAGCCATGGACCAAAGTATGTGTGGTTTTACTGTACGCTGGGTACTTGGCTGTAGGGATTTATGGATGCTATTACCTACAACAGGGCATTGAGATGAGAAATTTAGCAGCTGATGATTCCTATGTAATAGACTATTATGATGACGAGAGGAAATATTTCTCCAGTTATGGTCCAAATGTCATGGTTATAGTGACAGAAGAATTTCCATACTGGGATAAGAACAGAAGGTCTGAATTAGATGTTTGCATGGAGGGGTTAAATAACCTTAGTTTTGTCGATAAGGAACTTTTTACATCTTGGCTTGACTCTTATGTAACATATGCTAACACCACAACATTCAACCTAAATGATGAGGCCATATTCAAGGCAAACTTATCCTCCTTCTTTAAATTCTTCCCAGAGTTCAGGCTTGATGTCGACATCACTGAAGGCGAGATCCAGGCATCTCGTTTTTTCATCCAAACAGTAGACATTGCGAATGCCAGTATGGAGATGAAAATGTTTAATGAACTTagaaacacagcagaaagcTGCCAGGTTGCAAAATTAATGGTTTACCACCCAACCTTTATACTCTATGATCAGTATACCGTTATTGTGAGCAGTACCATTCAGAATGTTGCTGTCACCACAGCTGTAATGCTGCTGATCTCCCTCCTGTTGATTCCAaaccctctctgctctctctgggTGACATTCTCAATTGGCTCTGTTATTGTGGGTGTCACTGGTTTCATGTCCTTATGGGACGTTAAGTTAGACATTGTATCCATGATTATTCTCGTTGTGTGTATCGGCTTTACCGTGGACTTCTCTGCCCATATCTCTTATTCGTTTGTATCAAGCAAAAAATCAACCGCCAATGAGAAAGCTATTgatgctctcttttctttgggTTATCCTATATTACAAGGAGCCTTGTCAACCATAATAGGTGTCGTGGTTTTAGCTTTCTCCAAAAACCACATCTATCGAACTTTCTTTAAAATCATGCTTTTTGTCATGCTTTTTGGACTGATACATGgtattgtttttattccaaTGTTTTTGACCTTTTTCTCATTCAAGACATCAAAAGACAAAGGGaaaccaaataaacaagagTGTAGTTCTGTCATTGTACCCAATGCTTTCTCCAATGCTCTGAGTTATGAGGAACATATG CAACTCCTCACCCCGCTTGCTGGGAAGCTGCTTGCTGGAGCTCTGAGTCCTGGAGCAGTGCGCACCTGGTGA